The proteins below come from a single Triticum aestivum cultivar Chinese Spring chromosome 5D, IWGSC CS RefSeq v2.1, whole genome shotgun sequence genomic window:
- the LOC123122586 gene encoding uncharacterized protein — protein sequence MGYTYTPTYYSGLQETIASVCKSIFSRPGKRLTADQATARRHADALKWQQDSFHRILHLSALHREGIVPAADVHAFRASLLAALSAPPQGPADHPPILRDKLLFLQELLRAKCVSPAEYNAAKRPLVQRLAALGVVVDCPDADDAGGVPATRSSAEEWSEIDLQDPPPPPSTGDKPKHKAFISPWKSRGKKEQDVPPRPPLAQVDQNNHASVLMAEISPSEATPAGKADKGKRRHLTAMFHGSGGGENKEPAAAVEESADEKGRKKSSWGFNGLKKWKKSGAGGNEDAPAGGDSAPPRSSYSECRLEASPAPDAKRAKKKLHAAAAAAAGDVSASDLANDKVLVEETKKELSRIQAELLSTNRNLNFSDQQIEAISTKLPLDKSDLNTFFPKAWCEQNGDGVIDAAQKEFKGHVEEMEKQRGEEDIAGSGEGWAAAFDEDNFNPRAFSDAKGKKVQESLDSEHFTNPFYDDKKNSNPFWSQSYN from the exons ATGGGGTACACGTACACGCCGACGTACTACTCGGGCCTGCAGGAGACCATCGCGTCCGTCTGCAAGTCCATCTTCAGCCGCCCCGGCAAGCGCCTCACCGCCGACCAGGCCACCGCGCGCCGCCACGCCGACGCGCTCAAGTGGCAGCAGGACTCCTTCCACCGCATCCTCCACCTCTCCGCGCTCCACCGCGAGGGCATCGTCCCGGCCGCCGACGTCCACGCCTTCCGCGCCTCCCTCCTCGCCGCCCTCTCCGCGCCGCCGCAGGGCCCCGCCGACCACCCGCCCATCCTCCGCGACAAGCTCCTCTTCCTCCAG GAGCTGCTCCGCGCCAAGTGCGTCTCGCCGGCCGAGTACAACGCCGCCAAGCGGCCCCTCGTGCAGCGCCTCGCCGCGCTCGGCGTCGTCGTCGACTGCCCCGACGCGGACGATGCCGGCGGCGTGCCGGCGACCAGGTCGTCCGCGGAAGAGTGGTCGGAGATCGACCTCCAggacccgccgccgcctccctccaccgGCGACAAGCCCAAGCACAAGGCGTTCATCTCGCCGTGGAAGAGCCGAGGCAAGAAGGAGCAGGACGTCCCGCCGCGGCCGCCGCTGGCCCAGGTGGACCAGAACAACCACGCTTCAGTCCTCATGGCCGAGATCTCGCCGTCGGAGGCGACGCCCGCCGGGAAGGCCGACAAGGGGAAGAGGAGGCACCTGACGGCGATGTTCCACGGCAGTGGCGGCGGCGAGAACAAGGAgcctgcggcggcggtggaggaatCCGCCGATGAGAAAGGCAGGAAGAAGAGTTCTTGGGGGTTCAATGGGCTCAAGAAGTGGAAGAAGTCAGGCGCCGGTGGCAATGAGGATGCCCCTGCGGGCGGCGACTCCGCCCCGCCGCGATCTTCATACAGTGAGTGCCGGCTTGAGGCGAGCCCCGCCCCGGATGCCAAGAGGGCCAAGAAGAAGCTTcatgctgctgcagctgctgccgccggcgaTGTCTCTGCTTCTGATTTGGCGAATGATAAG GTTTTGGTGGAGGAGACAAAGAAGGAGCTCTCGAGGATTCAGGCCGAGCTATTGTCGACGAATCGGAACCTCAACTTCTC TGATCAGCAGATCGAGGCTATCTCAACAAAGCTCCCACTGGACAAGTCTGACCTCAACACATTCTTCCCAAA GGCATGGTGTGAGCAGAACGGGGACGGGGTGATCGACGCCGCGCAGAAGGAGTTCAAGGGGCACGTCGAGGAGATGGAGAAGCAGAGGGGGGAGGAGGACATCGCCGGCAGCGGCGAGGGCTGGGCGGCTGCTTTCGATGAGGACAACTTCAACCCCAGGGCCTTCTCAGATGCTAAGGGGAAGAAAGTCCAGGAGAGCCTTGACAGTGAGCATTTCACCAACCCTTTCTATGATGACAAGAAGAACAGCAACCCATTCTGGAGCCAGAGCTACAACTGA